A single genomic interval of Primulina huaijiensis isolate GDHJ02 chromosome 7, ASM1229523v2, whole genome shotgun sequence harbors:
- the LOC140980970 gene encoding phosphatidylinositol/phosphatidylcholine transfer protein SFH13-like, whose product MILSRILLFMKVCVTYPLIMLKMQCCLSWWSFTNNILTLRIKLFSLLHQYFLLNPADMSGFEVLELNDEMNDRKSDYENSEDERRRSKNGILQKKAINASNKLTHSLKKRGKRKVDFRVSSVSIEDVRDAREESTVCELRQKLLDKDLLPVILDDYHTLLRFLKARDFNIDKTTKMWEEMLNWRKKFGADTILEDFEFEELDEVLQYYPQGYHGVDREGRPVYIERLGKAHPSKLMRITSIERYLKYHVQEFERAIYEKFQACSIAEKRRICSTTTILDVHGLGVKNFTQTAASLLAAMAKIDNSYYPETLHCMYIVNAGPGFKKVLWPAAQKFLDAKTIAKIRVLDPKSTWKLLEIIDPSQLPVFLGGSCICNVEGGCLRSNKGPWNDPEVMKLVYNAEAPVLRQISQLANDQQKIHSCSRTRSLKGRSSNTHTFESGSLSEDPCSPSRHAGPLSPRLDPVHEEASTSDPCIYYSCDDCFSSADKDSDHEQGGENKFFNIDRVGYSNGCARPNIEGTPVMNWLEAIQEKILKRSFLCMTKTLISIIIKLFSVTRNAPVEYWRRHTYIHPSHMLENEPDLTIGTETVNEEDRFIPCVQRLQRLENLLEQINKKPAEIPREKEQMLEQSLDRIKSVEVDLEKTKRLIQATVIKQLEITELLENIRETRFHRRRLFC is encoded by the exons ATGATCCTTTCACGCATTTTATTATTCATGAAAGTATGTGTTACATATCCACTGATTATGTTGAAGATGCAGTGCTGCTTGAGTTGGTGGTCCTTTAccaataatattttaacattgAGGATCAAGCTTTTTTCCCTTCTGCACCAGTATTTTCTTCTGAACCCAGCTGATATGTCAG GCTTTGAAGTACTGGAGCTGAATGATGAAATGAATGATCGGAAATCAGATTATGAAAATTCTGAAGATGAAAGAAGGAGATCAAAAAACGGGATTCTACAGAAGAAAGCTATAAACGCTTCAAACAAGCTTACACATTCTCTCAAAAAAAGAGGGAAAAGGAAAGTTGATTTTAGAGTGTCTTCTGTTTCCATTGAGGATGTACGGGACGCAAGAGAGGAGAGTACTGTCTGCGAACTGCGTCAAAAGCTACTTGATAAGGATTTATTACCAGTTATACTTGATGATTACCATACTTTGCTGAG GTTTTTAAAAGCTAGAGACTTCAACATTGACAAGACAACTAAAATGTGGGAAGAAATGCTTAACTGGAGGAAAAAATTCGGAGCCGACACAATACTGGAG GACTTTGAATTCGAGGAGCTGGATGAAGTCTTGCAATATTATCCCCAAGGATATCATGGAGTCGATAGAGAAGGAAGACCTGTTTACATTGAAAGGCTTGGAAAAGCTCACCCTAGCAAACTGATGCGCATCACTTCAATTGAACGATACTTGAAATATCATGTTCAGGAATTTGAAAGGGCTATATATGAGAAGTTCCAAGCTTGTTCCATTGCTGAAAAGAGAAGAATCTGTTCAACAACTACAATTTTGGACGTACATGGCCTG GGGGTTAAAAATTTCACACAGACCGCAGCCAGTCTATTAGCAGCCATGGCAAAGATTGACAACAGTTACTATCCAGAG ACACTACATTGCATGTATATTGTTAATGCTGGACCAGGCTTCAAGAAGGTTCTTTGGCCTGCTGCACAGAAGTTTTTGGATGCTAAAACTATTGCAAAGATCCGC GTTTTGGACCCTAAATCTACGTGGAAACTACTGGAAATCATCGACCCTAG ccAGTTACCTGTCTTTTTGGGAGGATCATGCATTTGCAATGTTGAGGGAGGTTGCCTGAGGTCTAATAAGGGTCCTTGGAATGATCCTGAAGTAATGAAG CTTGTATATAATGCAGAAGCACCTGTGTTAAGGCAGATATCTCAATTAGCAAATGACCAACAGAAAATTCACTCATGCAGTAGGACCCGATCACTGAAG GGGAGAAGCAGTAATACACACACATTTGAATCAGGATCACTTTCTGAGGATCCTTGTTCTCCATCTAGACACGCGGGACCCTTGTCCCCAAGACTGGACCCTGTTCATGAAGAG GCCAGTACATCCGATCCTTGTATATATTATAGCTGTGATGATTGCTTTAGTTCAGCAGATAAAGATAGTGACCATGAACAAGGAGGGGAAAACAAGTTTTTCAATATTGACCGTGTTGGATATTCAAATGGCTGTGCAAGACCAAATATTGAAG GTACTCCAGTCATGAATTGGTTGGAGGCTATCCAAGAGAAAATTCTGAAGAGAAGTTTCCTGTGTATGACGAAAACATTAATATCCATCATCATCAAGCTTTTTTCAGTTACGCGGAATGCGCCCGTTGAATATTGGAGGagacatacatacatacatccATCCCATATGTTGGAAAATGAACCAGACTTGACCATTGGTACGGAAACTGTTAATGAAGAGGATAGGTTCATTCCATGTGTCCAACGTCTTCAAAGACTGGAAAATTTGTTGGAGCAGATCAACAAGAAGCCTGCTGAAATTCCACGAGAGAAGGAGCAAATGCTTGAACAATCGCTGGATCGGATCAAATCTGTCGAAGTTGACCTTGAAAAGACAAAACGG TTAATACAAGCTACAGTGATAAAACAGCTCGAGATTACCGAGTTGCTGGAGAATATACGGGAAACCAGATTCCAC AGGCGCAGATTGTTCTGTTAA
- the LOC140980261 gene encoding GPI-anchored protein LLG1-like, which produces MHDLYLKSVLFMLMTVYPCKNRLNYTPRIMGSCQMNCCLVFVLCLSLFTALSASTFISDGIFGSQILSERRLLQAKKPCPDNFEFQNYTIITSKCKGPEYPPNLCCPAFKDFSCPFADHLNDLSNDCASTMFSYINLYGKYPPGLFASECREGKLGLECPAVSPSASLSDKFANANGSCRMSELFPMLFLLAAFLVLSMQLI; this is translated from the exons ATGCACGATTTGTACCTGAAATCTGTGTTGTTTATGTTGATGACCGTGTATCCGTGTAAGAATCGATTAAATTATACCCCGCGAATAATGGGTTCGTGTCAGATGAATTGTTGTTTGGTTTTTGTTCTATGTTTGTCTCTTTTCACTGCCCTATCAGCCTCCACTTTCATTTCAG ATGGTATATTTGGATCTCAAATTTTAAGTGAGAGGAGGCTTCTTCAGGCAAAGAAAC CTTGCCCTGACAACTTTGAGTTCCAGAACTACACCATCATCACCAGCAAGTGCAAGGGACCCGAATACCCGCCCAACCTATGCTGTCCGGCATTTAAAGACTTTTCCTGTCCATTTGCCGATCATTTGAATGACCTATCAAATGATTGTGCTTCTACCATGTTCAGCTATATTAATCTTTATGGAAAGTACCCACCAGGTCTATTTGCCAGCGAGTGCCGAGAAGGGAAGCTGGGTCTAGAATGCCCTGCAGTATCACCGTCAGCTTCACTGTCCGATAAATTTGCTAATGCAAATGGCAGTTGTAGAATGTCTGAACTTTTTCCAATGCTGTTTCTTCTAGCTGCTTTCCTTGTGTTGTCAATGCAGCTCATTTAA